Proteins encoded within one genomic window of Arachis ipaensis cultivar K30076 chromosome B08, Araip1.1, whole genome shotgun sequence:
- the LOC107613421 gene encoding small G protein signaling modulator 1 isoform X2, translated as MVVELGEEGKREEREKSVMCGEERQWSCGGRAGSVNLRKVSSIVRDIGDPCLSHSPVKAHRVLKPDKWQGMFDSEGKLFGFQKALKLIVLGGVDPSIRPEVWEFLLGCYALSSTTEYRRSLRAARREHYRDLIKQCQAMHSSVGTGSLAYVVGSKVMDMRTSSRDDRQPQAKIGRLTSNNNNIEVGKHSDGSITCTEAANASQRESSNNCVELVGLRTSTDTATYNSSVQQNCSSPNFGRESDASHYEIDSCFDFPPLPVTNLFEKSGKDEWSGIEHGDKFSAQHKLSFEGGRMHSFQISNNEDLVIESNGQQPLSTLHAVDSEIEIASLEDDEPEFLSSNPVYESGMINQLKISDVPQPAIINTSIAQGWSANEDKVSEWLWTLHRIVVDVVRTDSHLEFYEDRRNLARMSDILAVYAWVDPATGYCQGMSDLLSPFVVIFEDNADAFWCFEMLLRRMRENFQMEGPTRVMKQLRAIWHILEMTDKEMFAHLAKIGAESLHFAFRMLLVLFRRELSFTESLSMWEVGALCFQFSPPENPIICFQVLTNQLKYDVGS; from the exons ATGGTGGTGGAGCTTGGGGAGGAGGGtaagagggaagagagggagaagagtgtGATGTGTGGAGAAGAGAGGCAATGGAGTTGCGGCGGAAGAGCTGGCAGTGTGAATTTGAGGAAAGTGAGTTCCATCGTTCGGGACATTGGGGATCCATGCCTATCTCACTCCCCTGTAAAG GCACACAGAGTTCTTAAGCCAGACAAATGGCAAGGTATGTTTGATAGTGAAGGGAAACTGTTTGGATTCCAGAAGGCATTAAAGCTGATTGTGCTTGGG GGTGTAGATCCATCGATACGACCTGAAGTCTGGGAGTTTTTACTTGGTTGTTATGCACTGAGCAGCACTACCGAGTATCGGAGAAGTTTGAGAGCAGCTAGGAG GGAACATTATAGGGACTTGATTAAACAATGCCAAGCGATGCATTCAAGTGTTGGAACTGGTTCTTTGGCATATGTTGTCGGATCCAAAGTTATGGATATGAGGACTTCTTCTAGAGATGATCGGCAACCACAAGCTAAAATAGGAAGATTGActtctaacaataataatattgaAGTAGGAAAACATAGTGATGGGAGCATTACTTGTACAGAGGCAGCAAATGCAAGCCAACGGGAGAGCTCCAATAATTGTGTTGAACTAGTTGGTTTGAGAACAAGCACAGATACTGCAACATATAATTCTTCTGTTCAACAGAACTGCAGTTCCCCAAATTTTGGAAGAGAATCGGATGCATCACATTATGAGATTGACAGTTGTTTTGATTTTCCTCCGTTACCTGTCACTAATCTGTTTGAAAAGAGTGGTAAAGATGAATGGTCAGGCATTGAGCATGGAGACAAATTTTCTGCACAACATAAATTAAGTTTTGAAGGTGGCAGAATGCATAGTTTTCAAATAAGCAACAATGAAGACTTAGTTATTGAATCAAATGGTCAACAACCACTTTCTACCTTGCACGCTGTGGACTCTGAAATTGAGATTGCTTCACTTGAAGATGATGAACCAGAATTTCTGTCCTCCAATCCAGTTTATGAATCGGGGATGATTAATCAACTAAAAATATCAGATGTACCACAGCCAGCAATTATAAACACCTCAATTGCTCAGGGATGGTCTGCCAATGAAGACAAGGTATCAGAGTGGCTTTGGACCTTGCACAGGATAG TTGTTGATGTTGTGAGGACAGATAGCCACCTTGAATTTTATGAGGACAGGAGAAATTTAGCTAGGATGTCTGATATTCTTGCTGTTTATGCCTGGGTTGATCCTGCAACAGGGTATTGTCAAG GTATGAGTGATTTGCTGTCGCCTTTTGTCGTTATCTTTGAGGATAATGCAGATGCATTTTGGTGTTTTGAGATGCTTTTAAGGAGAATG AGAGAAAATTTTCAAATGGAAGGGCCAACTAGGGTGATGAAGCAGTTACGTGCAATATGGCATATCCTTGAAATGACAGACAAGGAAATGTTTGCGCACCTGGCAAAAATTGGTGCTGAAAGCCTTCATTTTGCGTTCCGTATGTTGCTAGTTCTTTTCCGGAGGGAGTTGTCCTTTACCGAGTCTCTTTCAATGTGGGAGGTTGGTGCTTTATGCTTCCAGTTCTCTCCACCTGAGAATCCcattatttgttttcaagttctTACAAATCAATTAAAAT ATGATGTGGGCAGCTGA
- the LOC107613421 gene encoding small G protein signaling modulator 1 isoform X1, whose product MVVELGEEGKREEREKSVMCGEERQWSCGGRAGSVNLRKVSSIVRDIGDPCLSHSPVKAHRVLKPDKWQGMFDSEGKLFGFQKALKLIVLGGVDPSIRPEVWEFLLGCYALSSTTEYRRSLRAARREHYRDLIKQCQAMHSSVGTGSLAYVVGSKVMDMRTSSRDDRQPQAKIGRLTSNNNNIEVGKHSDGSITCTEAANASQRESSNNCVELVGLRTSTDTATYNSSVQQNCSSPNFGRESDASHYEIDSCFDFPPLPVTNLFEKSGKDEWSGIEHGDKFSAQHKLSFEGGRMHSFQISNNEDLVIESNGQQPLSTLHAVDSEIEIASLEDDEPEFLSSNPVYESGMINQLKISDVPQPAIINTSIAQGWSANEDKVSEWLWTLHRIVVDVVRTDSHLEFYEDRRNLARMSDILAVYAWVDPATGYCQGMSDLLSPFVVIFEDNADAFWCFEMLLRRMRENFQMEGPTRVMKQLRAIWHILEMTDKEMFAHLAKIGAESLHFAFRMLLVLFRRELSFTESLSMWEMMWAADFEESLSYDLKEKCLKALDVHLPRDSIHDTREESADPGDGSVKSGSQSKHNQNHSKNASLQSNHVNTDHSVSDVKLKSLSSYAFCGLARSIWPSRHGVQMGTISSKRRGNDELSIFCVAAILVLNRQKIIRETFFFFFFLNCFAVMIQIFNDNMLKINVKRCITTAIKLRKKYLNKVIRKRKYVPEKED is encoded by the exons ATGGTGGTGGAGCTTGGGGAGGAGGGtaagagggaagagagggagaagagtgtGATGTGTGGAGAAGAGAGGCAATGGAGTTGCGGCGGAAGAGCTGGCAGTGTGAATTTGAGGAAAGTGAGTTCCATCGTTCGGGACATTGGGGATCCATGCCTATCTCACTCCCCTGTAAAG GCACACAGAGTTCTTAAGCCAGACAAATGGCAAGGTATGTTTGATAGTGAAGGGAAACTGTTTGGATTCCAGAAGGCATTAAAGCTGATTGTGCTTGGG GGTGTAGATCCATCGATACGACCTGAAGTCTGGGAGTTTTTACTTGGTTGTTATGCACTGAGCAGCACTACCGAGTATCGGAGAAGTTTGAGAGCAGCTAGGAG GGAACATTATAGGGACTTGATTAAACAATGCCAAGCGATGCATTCAAGTGTTGGAACTGGTTCTTTGGCATATGTTGTCGGATCCAAAGTTATGGATATGAGGACTTCTTCTAGAGATGATCGGCAACCACAAGCTAAAATAGGAAGATTGActtctaacaataataatattgaAGTAGGAAAACATAGTGATGGGAGCATTACTTGTACAGAGGCAGCAAATGCAAGCCAACGGGAGAGCTCCAATAATTGTGTTGAACTAGTTGGTTTGAGAACAAGCACAGATACTGCAACATATAATTCTTCTGTTCAACAGAACTGCAGTTCCCCAAATTTTGGAAGAGAATCGGATGCATCACATTATGAGATTGACAGTTGTTTTGATTTTCCTCCGTTACCTGTCACTAATCTGTTTGAAAAGAGTGGTAAAGATGAATGGTCAGGCATTGAGCATGGAGACAAATTTTCTGCACAACATAAATTAAGTTTTGAAGGTGGCAGAATGCATAGTTTTCAAATAAGCAACAATGAAGACTTAGTTATTGAATCAAATGGTCAACAACCACTTTCTACCTTGCACGCTGTGGACTCTGAAATTGAGATTGCTTCACTTGAAGATGATGAACCAGAATTTCTGTCCTCCAATCCAGTTTATGAATCGGGGATGATTAATCAACTAAAAATATCAGATGTACCACAGCCAGCAATTATAAACACCTCAATTGCTCAGGGATGGTCTGCCAATGAAGACAAGGTATCAGAGTGGCTTTGGACCTTGCACAGGATAG TTGTTGATGTTGTGAGGACAGATAGCCACCTTGAATTTTATGAGGACAGGAGAAATTTAGCTAGGATGTCTGATATTCTTGCTGTTTATGCCTGGGTTGATCCTGCAACAGGGTATTGTCAAG GTATGAGTGATTTGCTGTCGCCTTTTGTCGTTATCTTTGAGGATAATGCAGATGCATTTTGGTGTTTTGAGATGCTTTTAAGGAGAATG AGAGAAAATTTTCAAATGGAAGGGCCAACTAGGGTGATGAAGCAGTTACGTGCAATATGGCATATCCTTGAAATGACAGACAAGGAAATGTTTGCGCACCTGGCAAAAATTGGTGCTGAAAGCCTTCATTTTGCGTTCCGTATGTTGCTAGTTCTTTTCCGGAGGGAGTTGTCCTTTACCGAGTCTCTTTCAATGTGGGAG ATGATGTGGGCAGCTGACTTTGAGGAATCCTTGTCATATGATTTAAAAGAGAAATGTCTGAAAGCATTGGATGTACATCTACCCAGAGACTCAATTCACGATACGAGAGAAGAAAGTGCAGATCCTGGTGATGGTAGCGTGAAGAGTGGTTCTCAATCTAAGCACAATCAAAATCATAGCAAAAATGCCAGCCTGCAGTCCAATCATGTGAATACTGATCACTCTGTATCTGATGTCAAATTAAAGTCACTATCATCTTATGCCTTTTGTGGTTTGGCGAGGTCTATTTGGCCAAGTCGTCATGGAGTTCAAATGGGCACTATTTCCTCAAAAAGGAGAGGAAATGATGAGTTGTCCATATTCTGCGTTGCAGCAATTCTTGTTTTAAACCGCCAGAAGATCATTCgagaaacattttttttttttttttttcttaattgtttTGCTGTTATGA TACAGATATTCAATGACAACATGTTGAAGATCAATGTAAAAAGATGCATAACCACAGCAATTAAGCTCCGAAAGAAATATTTAAACAAG GTTATCAGGAAAAGGAAGTATGTTCCAGAGAAAGAGGACTAG
- the LOC107613420 gene encoding probable peroxidase 26: MRRMKCMALPLVALALLSLFLIADAAGAPPKPRLQWHHYRNSCRYAEVYVRHQVEEFWKNDKSITPKLARLVYSDCFVHGCDASILLDEGANPEKKALQNQGLGGFILIDKIKTVLESRCPGVVSCADILQLAARDALKLAGAPGYPVFTGRRDGMKSDAASVDLPSPSITWQQALSYFESKGLDVLDMTTLLGAHSMGKTHCRYVVDRLYNYNGSGKPDPSMNATLLNTLRNLCPPRKKGEHDPSVYLDPESGPHYSFSESYYKRILRHEAVLEIDQQLLYGNDTVQITEEFAAGIEDFRRAFAESMYKMGNIDVLTGNEGEIRQNCRYTNKAKSK; this comes from the exons ATGAGGAGAATGAAGTGCATGGCTTTGCCCTTAGTAGCACTTGCATTGTTGAGTTTGTTTCTCATAGCAGATGCAGCTGGTGCACCTCCAAAGCCCAGGTTGCAGTGGCATCACTACAGGAACTCGTGTCGTTATGCCGAGGTGTACGTCCGCCACCAAGTCGAGGAGTTTTGGAAGAACGATAAAAGCATTACTCCGAAGCTTGCTCGCTTGGTTTATTCGGATTGTTTCGTCCAT GGTTGTGATGCGTCGATATTGCTTGACGAAGGAGCCAATCCGGAGAAGAAGGCGCTACAGAACCAGGGTCTTGGAGGTTTCATATTGATTGACAAGATCAAAACAGTGCTGGAATCGCGATGCCCCGGAGTTGTCTCTTGTGCTGATATACTCCAACTTGCTGCTAGGGATGCTCTGAAACTG GCAGGTGCACCAGGTTATCCAGTTTTCACAGGAAGAAGGGATGGCATGAAATCAGATGCTGCATCAGTAGACCTACCATCACCATCCATCACATGGCAACAAGCTCTATCATACTTCGAATCAAAGGGCTTGGATGTACTAGACATGACCACACTCCTAG GTGCACACTCAATGGGAAAAACACATTGTAGATATGTTGTTGATAGGCTGTACAACTACAATGGTAGTGGAAAGCCAGACCCAAGCATGAATGCTACTCTTCTTAACACCTTGAGAAATCTATGTCCACCTAGAAAGAAGGGAGAACATGACCCATCGGTGTATCTAGACCCAGAATCTGGACCCCATTACAGCTTCTCAGAATCATACTACAAGAGGATCTTAAGGCATGAAGCTGTCCTGGAAATTGATCAACAATTACTGTATGGTAATGACACTGTACAGATCACTGAGGAATTTGCTGCTGGAATTGAAgattttcggagagcttttgccGAATCAATGTACAAGATGGGGAACATCGATGTTTTAACAGGAAACGAAGGAGAGATACGCCAAAATTGTCGATATACAAACAAGGCCAAAAGCAAATGA
- the LOC107613975 gene encoding uncharacterized protein LOC107613975, producing the protein MANPSGNHQEQTHVSSSLNGNNNPEASASASALAMKHNPGISLDWTPEEQAILEDGLSKYASETNIVRYAKIALQLQSKTVRDVALRVRWMNKKENSKRRKDDHNLTRKSKDKKERVSDAGAKSSHFPARSNVPPYAPPMITMDNDDGIPCTAIGGPTGELLEQNAQALNQISANLSSFMIQDNINLFCQTRDNILKIMNELNDSPEVMKQMPPLPVKVNDDLANSILPRTTLPTQS; encoded by the exons ATGGCGAACCCTTCTGGGAACCACCAAGAACAGACTCATGTTTCTTCTTCGCTCAACGGCAACAACAACCCTGAGGCTTCGGCTTCTGCTTCAGCTCTCGCCATGAAGCACAACCCTGGAATCTCTCTCGATTGGACCCCCGAAGAACAGGCCATTCTTGAAGATGGACTCAGCAA GTATGCCTCGGAAACAAATATAGTGCGGTATGCAAAGATAGCCCTTCAACTACAAAGCAAGACCGTCCGAGATGTTGCGCTGCGAGTTAGGTGGATGAAT aagaaagaaaatagcaAAAGAAGGAAGGATGATCACAATTTGACgaggaaaagtaaagataagaag GAAAGAGTTTCAGATGCTGGCGCAAAGTCATCTCACTTTCCTGCTCGTTCCAATGTTCCCCCGTATGCTCCTCCTATGATTACAATGGACAATGATGATGGTATCCCTTGTACAG CAATCGGAGGTCCCACTGGCGAGCTATTGGAACAAAATGCACAGGCATTGAATCAGATCTCTGCTAATCTTTCTTCTTTTATG ATACAAGATAATATCAATCTTTTCTGCCAAACCAGAGACAACATCCTTAAAATCATGAATGA GTTGAACGATTCGCCAGAAGTGATGAAGCAAATGCCGCCTCTTCCTGTGAAGGTGAACGACGATCTAGCGAATTCCATACTTCCAAGAACTACTCTCCCAACACAATCATGA